One part of the Rhodococcus oxybenzonivorans genome encodes these proteins:
- a CDS encoding VOC family protein yields the protein MITAVHTLVYADDAEAARDFFRDVLGWDHVDAGGGWLIFRTGPSEMGVHPTSDDRGGEPWSTQPHHEISLVCDDIEATVAELKAKGAEFTRDVRDEGYGLTTALRIPGAGEMMVYQPQHPVAY from the coding sequence GCTCGTCTATGCCGACGACGCCGAAGCTGCCCGCGACTTCTTCCGCGACGTGCTGGGCTGGGACCATGTGGACGCGGGAGGCGGCTGGCTCATCTTCCGCACCGGCCCCTCCGAGATGGGCGTGCATCCCACGTCGGACGACCGCGGCGGGGAGCCGTGGTCGACGCAGCCTCACCATGAGATTTCGCTCGTCTGCGACGACATCGAAGCGACGGTTGCCGAGTTGAAGGCGAAGGGCGCCGAGTTCACCCGCGACGTTCGCGACGAGGGATACGGCCTCACCACCGCGCTGAGAATACCCGGCGCCGGCGAGATGATGGTGTATCAGCCGCAGCACCCGGTCGCGTACTGA
- the mshB gene encoding N-acetyl-1-D-myo-inositol-2-amino-2-deoxy-alpha-D-glucopyranoside deacetylase gives MTDRRLLLIHAHPDDETITTGGTIAHYAAEGVEVHVLTCTLGEEGEVIGDEWAGLVAGAADQLGGYRIGELRSALSILGAGRPRFLLGAGHFRDSGMAGTPSAAHPRAFVNAEKETAIAALVAVIRELRPHVVVTYDEHGGYGHPDHIQAHRLTEAAVEASGTTTFPDAGEPWPVAKLYWTVTEASALESGICRIGDLPEGWRLPEPGELPSVPDSQVTTVIDVRAVLDAKQAALAAHATQVTVAPGGAEFALSNAVAQPILPEEHFVLARGRSGEVDDRGRERDLFAGVEL, from the coding sequence ATGACCGATCGGCGCCTTCTCTTGATCCATGCCCATCCCGACGACGAAACGATCACCACTGGTGGCACTATCGCGCATTACGCCGCCGAGGGTGTCGAGGTACACGTCCTGACCTGCACGCTGGGTGAGGAAGGCGAGGTGATCGGGGACGAGTGGGCCGGGCTCGTTGCCGGTGCCGCCGATCAGCTCGGCGGATACCGGATCGGCGAACTGAGGTCTGCCCTGTCGATTCTCGGGGCCGGCCGGCCGCGGTTCCTGTTAGGCGCGGGGCACTTTCGCGATTCGGGGATGGCGGGTACGCCCTCGGCAGCTCATCCGCGGGCCTTCGTCAACGCCGAGAAAGAAACGGCGATCGCAGCCTTGGTGGCGGTCATTCGGGAGCTGCGACCGCACGTCGTCGTCACCTACGACGAGCACGGCGGCTACGGGCACCCCGACCACATCCAGGCGCATCGGCTCACGGAGGCAGCGGTGGAGGCGTCGGGGACGACGACATTTCCCGACGCTGGTGAACCGTGGCCGGTGGCCAAGCTGTACTGGACGGTCACCGAGGCGAGCGCGCTCGAGTCGGGGATCTGCCGGATCGGCGACCTCCCCGAAGGATGGCGACTGCCCGAGCCCGGCGAACTACCGAGCGTGCCCGACTCCCAGGTCACCACGGTGATCGACGTGCGGGCGGTCCTGGACGCCAAGCAGGCCGCACTCGCGGCTCATGCCACGCAGGTGACGGTGGCACCCGGAGGTGCCGAGTTCGCGCTCTCCAACGCCGTCGCCCAGCCGATCCTTCCGGAGGAGCACTTCGTGCTGGCCCGTGGTCGGTCGGGGGAGGTCGACGATCGTGGCCGTGAGCGTGACCTCTTCGCCGGTGTAGAGCTCTGA